The Thioalkalivibrio thiocyanodenitrificans ARhD 1 nucleotide sequence CGTGTCGAACAGGTGCTCGCGTTCCTCGGTGATCGCCTCGAGGCGATCACCCAGCACGTGGAAGAGGCTTTCATCGAAACGCATGACATTCACGGGGGCCACGGGTCTTCCCTTTTCCACCCACAGGCAGGCGAAGCGCGTCATCCCGGTGATGCGGCAGTGGTTGCGGTCCGAATAGTTGCAATACCACAGGTTGCTGATGTAGAGGCCCGTGCCCAGGGACTCCAGCACATGGTCCTGGTGCAACGTGTCGCCGCGCATGGTAAGGGACTCGGGATGCTCGATGCTGCAGTTCACCCGCGCACCGTACTCCCGGGCACTGCGCGGGTTTGCCAGGCACTCCCGGTAGCGACCCGTGGTGATCAGTTCCACCCGGTCGGGCTTTATGAAACCTGACATGGTGAATCGCGGCGTGAGCCCGCCCGCGTGGTCTTCGGCCAGATCCACGCGCGAGTCCAGACTCAGCCCCTCGCGAACCATGCGCAGTAAAGGTGTCTGCGCCGTGCGGTGGCTCTTCAGCCCGAACCCGCCCCAGGCGAGCACGTTCATCAATTCCTGCAGGGCCGCAGGCGCGAGAAAGACCCGGTAACGCCCCGGCTCCAGGGTCCTGGGCCTACGCGCCAGGAGAGCCAGGGTATCGCGTGCGTAGTCCAATTGGCGTGCCACGTGATCCGGGGTGTACTCAAACCCCGCGTAGCCTTGCTTGACCGCCTGGTCCTTGCCCCCGTGTACGCTCCAGTCCAGGTTGAAGCTGTGGTCGCTGTGCCAGTTGAACTGCCCCAGGGAGTTGGCGAAACCGTGCACCATGCGCCCTCCGGTCCATACCCCTACCAGGTCCAGTCCGGTGGCGGCATCGAGCAGGCCTTCCACCGCCTCGCGTGAATCCGGGAGGCGGTTCTCGCCCCGATGACCGGTATTCACCGCTTGCGTGGCATAAAGCAGATGCGGGTCCTCGGGCAGGTGCGACAGGTGATCGCGCAAGCGATCGAGCAGGGTGGTGACCTCCCGCAGATCCATGCCGGGGTCGCCGGTCAGTTCAAGGCTAGCGCGGGCGTGCCGTGCACCCACGATCAGGTCCAGGCGCAGCCGCCGCTGGCGGACATGCCCGGCCTGGCGCAGCCGGCCGCAATTGAAGCGCACGAAATCGGTATCCTCGCCCTCCAGGTTGAGCAGGCCAACCTCGTCGTCCTCCAGGCGATCGAAGACCTGCGGGGCCAGTTCCCGGAACGCGGTTTCCGGATCAGTCACCGCCGAACACCTCCACGTCGCGGAACAGGCAGGGCGGTGAGGCGTGGCCCACCTGAATCATCTGGTTGGGCTCGCCCTTGCCGCAGTAGGGCGTTCCCCAGACCTCCCGGGTATCCGGGCCACCGACGCCGGCCAGGTTACGCCAGAATTCGGCGGAGATGCCCCGGTAATTGGGGTTGCGTACCAGCCCCCTGAGTTCGCCGTCCTGGATCAGCCGGCCGACTTCGCAACCGAACTGGAACTTGTTGCGATGGTCGTCGATGGACCAGGAACGGTTGGTATCCATCAGCACGCCATACTCCACCTTGGCGACGAGCTCATCGAACGTGGAGTTGCCCGGTTCGATGTTGAGGTTGGCCATTCGGTCAATAGGCGGGCGGTTCCAGGCACAGGCGCGGGCGTTGGCCAACCCCGGCAGCCCCGCGCGTACGCCTGAGGCCGCGCTGCCCAAGGGGCGCTC carries:
- a CDS encoding metallopeptidase TldD-related protein; protein product: MTDPETAFRELAPQVFDRLEDDEVGLLNLEGEDTDFVRFNCGRLRQAGHVRQRRLRLDLIVGARHARASLELTGDPGMDLREVTTLLDRLRDHLSHLPEDPHLLYATQAVNTGHRGENRLPDSREAVEGLLDAATGLDLVGVWTGGRMVHGFANSLGQFNWHSDHSFNLDWSVHGGKDQAVKQGYAGFEYTPDHVARQLDYARDTLALLARRPRTLEPGRYRVFLAPAALQELMNVLAWGGFGLKSHRTAQTPLLRMVREGLSLDSRVDLAEDHAGGLTPRFTMSGFIKPDRVELITTGRYRECLANPRSAREYGARVNCSIEHPESLTMRGDTLHQDHVLESLGTGLYISNLWYCNYSDRNHCRITGMTRFACLWVEKGRPVAPVNVMRFDESLFHVLGDRLEAITEEREHLFDTATYARRSQASAHLPGLLVDGFTFTL